A portion of the Chelonia mydas isolate rCheMyd1 chromosome 23, rCheMyd1.pri.v2, whole genome shotgun sequence genome contains these proteins:
- the LOC114022154 gene encoding uncharacterized protein LOC114022154 encodes MVWSSMSSSRIHQGYLRKYGGFLFKQWKEKFLFLSVDGSLQICRDAQSPAELGISLSTSCRAILEGSEICGLPRLPLGAQRGSCLGLSLSDGKFLLLLAPDNQECRQWLNILRKVKESFSQGSPARCKLHIDSPFRKCCWKEGGGGSPGTQSREATRSSLCKENCSPRCLRHGSQMHAGVKAACLLMGGAAAGPTMGYMVTSATASRPGEMHPPDFKELGYHPSACDSEASQYETLDYEGLDQDFDALDFGGFAF; translated from the exons ggGGCTTTCTCTTTAAGCAATGGAAGGAGAAGTTCCTCTTCCTCTCCGTGGACGGGAGCCTCCAGATCTGCCGTGATGCCCAGTCCCCGGCCGAGCTGGGCATCTCGCTCAGCACCAGCTGCCGGGCCATCCTGGAGGGCAGCGAGATCTGCGGCCTGCCCCGCCTGCCCCTGGGCGCCCAGCGGGGCAGCTGCTTAGGCCTCAGCCTCAGTGACGGGAAGTTccttctgctgctggccccgGACAACCAGGAATGCAG GCAGTGGCTCAACATCCTCCGCAAAGTCAAAGAA AGCTTCTCCCAAGGGTCCCCGGCGAGATGCAAGCTCCACATTGACTCTCCGTTTAGGAAATGCTGCTggaaagaagggggaggaggtTCTCCTGGCACACAGAGCAGAGAAG CCACCAGGAGCAGCCTGTGCAAGGAGAACTGCTCGCCCCGGTGCCTGCGCCACGGCTCCCAGATGCATGCGGGGGTGAAGGCCGCCTGCCTGCTgatggggggagcagcagctggccccACTATGGGCTACATGGTGACCTCGGCCACGGCCAGCCGGCCTGGGGAGATGCACCCCCCCGACTTCAAAGAACTGGGCTATCACCCGTCCGCCTGCGATTCTGAGGCCTCTCAGTATGAGACGCTGGATTACGAAGGGCTGGACCAGGACTTCGACGCGCTGGATTTCGGGGGGTTTGCCTTCTAG